The following are encoded together in the Pan troglodytes isolate AG18354 chromosome 6, NHGRI_mPanTro3-v2.0_pri, whole genome shotgun sequence genome:
- the FAM131B gene encoding protein FAM131B isoform X3, producing MEDTTSILPKLKRNSNAYGIGALAKSSFSGISRSMKDHVTKPTAMGQGRVAHMIEWQGWGKTPAVQPQHSHEAVRRDTDAYSDLSDGEKEARFLAGVMEQFAISEATLMAWSSMDGEDMSVNSTQEPLGCNYSDNYQELMESQDALAQAPMDGWPHSYVSQGMYCLGSSDAWEASDQSLIASPATGSYLGPAFDDSQPSLHEMGPSQPASGYSALEPPPLLGGDTDWAPGVGAVDLARGPAEEEKRPLAPEEEEDAGCRDLESLSPREDPEMSTALSRKVSDVTSSGVQSFDEEEGEANN from the exons ATGGAGGACACCACTTCCATTCTTCCGAAGCTTAAGCGAAACTCTAACGCCTATGGCATTGGGGCCCTGGCCAAGTCATCATTCTCAG GGATCTCACGGAGCATGAAGGACCATGTGACAAAGCCCACAGCCATGGGGCAAGGCCGGGTGGCCCACATGATTGAGTGGCAGGGCTGGGGGAAGACACCAGCTGTTCAGCCACAACACAGCCATGAGGCCGTGCGCAGGGATACGGATGCCTACTCCGACCTCAGCGATGGCGAGAAGGAGGCACGTTTTCTAGCag GCGTCATGGAGCAGTTTGCTATCTCTGAGGCCACACTCATGGCCTGGTCTTCCATGGATGGTGAGGACATGAGTGTGAACTCCACCCAGGAGCCATTGGGCTGCAACTACAGTGACAACTACCAGGAACTGATGGAGAGTCAGG ATGCCCTGGCTCAAGCACCCATGGATGGATGGCCTCACTCTTACGTGTCCCAGGGTATGTACTGTCTGGGGTCGTCAGATGCCTGGGAAGCCAGCGATCAGTCCCTCATTGCCTCTCCGGCCACAGGATCCTATCTTGGGCCTGCATTTGATGACTCACAACCCAGCTTGCATGAAATGGGACCTTCCCAACCAGCTTCAGGATACTCTGCTCTGGAGCCTCCACCTTTGCTGGGGGGAGACACTGACTGGGCTCCGGGGGTAGGCGCAGTGGACCTGGCAAGGGGCCCTGCTGAGGAGGAGAAGAGGCCATTGGCacctgaggaggaagaggatgcgGGATGCCGGGACCTGGAGTCACTTTCCCCACGAGAAGACCCTGAGATGTCTACCGCTCTCAGCCGGAAGGTGTCTGACGTCACATCCTCAGGTGTGCAGTCCTTTGATGAGGAGGAAGGCGAGGCCAACAACTAG
- the FAM131B gene encoding protein FAM131B isoform X1 has product MGCIGSRTVGNEVIAVDWKGLKDVDQINMDSTSSLHGSSLHRPSTEQTRTDFSWDGINLSMEDTTSILPKLKRNSNAYGIGALAKSSFSGISRSMKDHVTKPTAMGQGRVAHMIEWQGWGKTPAVQPQHSHEAVRRDTDAYSDLSDGEKEARFLAGVMEQFAISEATLMAWSSMDGEDMSVNSTQEPLGCNYSDNYQELMESQDALAQAPMDGWPHSYVSQGMYCLGSSDAWEASDQSLIASPATGSYLGPAFDDSQPSLHEMGPSQPASGYSALEPPPLLGGDTDWAPGVGAVDLARGPAEEEKRPLAPEEEEDAGCRDLESLSPREDPEMSTALSRKVSDVTSSGVQSFDEEEGEANN; this is encoded by the exons ATGGGCTGCATCGGCTCCCGGACTGTGG GGAACGAGGTGATTGCAGTGGATTGGAAGGGCCTGAAGGATGTCGATCAAATCAACATGGACAGCACCAGCTCACTGCATGGGAGCAGCCTCCATCGGCCATCGACTGAG CAAACTCGAACTGATTTCTCCTGGGACGGCATCAAC CTCTCCATGGAGGACACCACTTCCATTCTTCCGAAGCTTAAGCGAAACTCTAACGCCTATGGCATTGGGGCCCTGGCCAAGTCATCATTCTCAG GGATCTCACGGAGCATGAAGGACCATGTGACAAAGCCCACAGCCATGGGGCAAGGCCGGGTGGCCCACATGATTGAGTGGCAGGGCTGGGGGAAGACACCAGCTGTTCAGCCACAACACAGCCATGAGGCCGTGCGCAGGGATACGGATGCCTACTCCGACCTCAGCGATGGCGAGAAGGAGGCACGTTTTCTAGCag GCGTCATGGAGCAGTTTGCTATCTCTGAGGCCACACTCATGGCCTGGTCTTCCATGGATGGTGAGGACATGAGTGTGAACTCCACCCAGGAGCCATTGGGCTGCAACTACAGTGACAACTACCAGGAACTGATGGAGAGTCAGG ATGCCCTGGCTCAAGCACCCATGGATGGATGGCCTCACTCTTACGTGTCCCAGGGTATGTACTGTCTGGGGTCGTCAGATGCCTGGGAAGCCAGCGATCAGTCCCTCATTGCCTCTCCGGCCACAGGATCCTATCTTGGGCCTGCATTTGATGACTCACAACCCAGCTTGCATGAAATGGGACCTTCCCAACCAGCTTCAGGATACTCTGCTCTGGAGCCTCCACCTTTGCTGGGGGGAGACACTGACTGGGCTCCGGGGGTAGGCGCAGTGGACCTGGCAAGGGGCCCTGCTGAGGAGGAGAAGAGGCCATTGGCacctgaggaggaagaggatgcgGGATGCCGGGACCTGGAGTCACTTTCCCCACGAGAAGACCCTGAGATGTCTACCGCTCTCAGCCGGAAGGTGTCTGACGTCACATCCTCAGGTGTGCAGTCCTTTGATGAGGAGGAAGGCGAGGCCAACAACTAG
- the FAM131B gene encoding protein FAM131B isoform X2 has translation MDSTSSLHGSSLHRPSTEQTRTDFSWDGINLSMEDTTSILPKLKRNSNAYGIGALAKSSFSGISRSMKDHVTKPTAMGQGRVAHMIEWQGWGKTPAVQPQHSHEAVRRDTDAYSDLSDGEKEARFLAGVMEQFAISEATLMAWSSMDGEDMSVNSTQEPLGCNYSDNYQELMESQDALAQAPMDGWPHSYVSQGMYCLGSSDAWEASDQSLIASPATGSYLGPAFDDSQPSLHEMGPSQPASGYSALEPPPLLGGDTDWAPGVGAVDLARGPAEEEKRPLAPEEEEDAGCRDLESLSPREDPEMSTALSRKVSDVTSSGVQSFDEEEGEANN, from the exons ATGGACAGCACCAGCTCACTGCATGGGAGCAGCCTCCATCGGCCATCGACTGAG CAAACTCGAACTGATTTCTCCTGGGACGGCATCAAC CTCTCCATGGAGGACACCACTTCCATTCTTCCGAAGCTTAAGCGAAACTCTAACGCCTATGGCATTGGGGCCCTGGCCAAGTCATCATTCTCAG GGATCTCACGGAGCATGAAGGACCATGTGACAAAGCCCACAGCCATGGGGCAAGGCCGGGTGGCCCACATGATTGAGTGGCAGGGCTGGGGGAAGACACCAGCTGTTCAGCCACAACACAGCCATGAGGCCGTGCGCAGGGATACGGATGCCTACTCCGACCTCAGCGATGGCGAGAAGGAGGCACGTTTTCTAGCag GCGTCATGGAGCAGTTTGCTATCTCTGAGGCCACACTCATGGCCTGGTCTTCCATGGATGGTGAGGACATGAGTGTGAACTCCACCCAGGAGCCATTGGGCTGCAACTACAGTGACAACTACCAGGAACTGATGGAGAGTCAGG ATGCCCTGGCTCAAGCACCCATGGATGGATGGCCTCACTCTTACGTGTCCCAGGGTATGTACTGTCTGGGGTCGTCAGATGCCTGGGAAGCCAGCGATCAGTCCCTCATTGCCTCTCCGGCCACAGGATCCTATCTTGGGCCTGCATTTGATGACTCACAACCCAGCTTGCATGAAATGGGACCTTCCCAACCAGCTTCAGGATACTCTGCTCTGGAGCCTCCACCTTTGCTGGGGGGAGACACTGACTGGGCTCCGGGGGTAGGCGCAGTGGACCTGGCAAGGGGCCCTGCTGAGGAGGAGAAGAGGCCATTGGCacctgaggaggaagaggatgcgGGATGCCGGGACCTGGAGTCACTTTCCCCACGAGAAGACCCTGAGATGTCTACCGCTCTCAGCCGGAAGGTGTCTGACGTCACATCCTCAGGTGTGCAGTCCTTTGATGAGGAGGAAGGCGAGGCCAACAACTAG